One genomic region from Nymphaea colorata isolate Beijing-Zhang1983 chromosome 10, ASM883128v2, whole genome shotgun sequence encodes:
- the LOC116263047 gene encoding uncharacterized protein LOC116263047 — translation MASNADGKHLDVVQEESEFVIENKTQIPSHASTSNGEPFLSDQETLDVSNIRKKSHGFALKFPKAMEIVRLDSSRVLASPSAKFKRFAEQRDEFSRSVSFIGGDEDKDGRVLSVPFLGKISWDSVASASNKWIRDPMNMALFVWIIGVAVSGAILFMVMTGMLNHSLRKKSQRDAWFEVNNQILNALFTLMCLYQHPKRFYHLILLCRWNREDILKLRKIYCKNGTYKPHEWAHMMIVVLLLHLNCFAQYALCGLNWGYKRSQRPPIGVGLCVSVAIAAPAIAGIYCIVSPLGKEYLYEMDTEAQTVSQGSPPSVKSLEKKYSFASQGDQSIPVTNPEWTGGLFDLWDDISVAYLSLFCSFCVFGWNMERLGFGNMYVHIATFILLCLAPFWIFNLAAVNIDNEYVREGLGITGILLCVFGLLYGGFWRIQMRKRFNFPSNGFCCGKPAVTDCMQWLFCCVCSLAQEVRTGNFYEIEEDKCCRNHIEDGSQFNFSPVTPEDGLVPLFRSGPSSPLWGGIPLSEMRASSPNLVQKNSPSTAHSSTSDVLHSKFQNDTTMRAPVPNLIEKE, via the coding sequence atGGCCTCAAACGCGGATGGCAAACACTTGGATGTTGTTCAGGAGGAAAGTGAGTTCGTTATTGAGAACAAGACCCAGATTCCCTCTCATGCTTCAACATCAAACGGAGAACCCTTCCTCAGTGATCAGGAGACACTGGACGTATCCAATATCAGAAAAAAGTCTCATGGATTTGCGTTGAAGTTTCCGAAAGCAATGGAGATTGTAAGACTAGATTCTTCTCGCGTGCTAGCTTCGCCGTCTGCTAAATTCAAACGATTTGCAGAACAGAGGGATGAATTTTCTCGCTCAGTTTCATTCATTGGCGGCGATGAGGATAAGGATGGACGAGTACTGAGCGTGCCCTTTCTTGGAAAGATCAGTTGGGACTCTGTGGCGTCCGCTTCTAATAAATGGATAAGGGACCCCATGAACATGGCGTTGTTTGTATGGATTATAGGAGTCGCCGTGTCTGGTGCTATACTTTTTATGGTCATGACCGGGATGTTGAACCATTCATTACGGAAGAAATCACAGAGAGATGCATGGTTTGAAGTTAACAACCAAATTCTCAACGCACTATTCACTCTAATGTGTCTTTATCAGCACCCAAAAAGGTTCTACCATCTTATACTCCTGTGTCGATGGAACCGTGAAGATATTTTGAAGCTTAGAAAGATCTACTGCAAAAATGGCACTTACAAGCCTCATGAATGGGCACATATGATGATTGTGGTACTTTTGCTTCATCTTAACTGCTTTGCTCAGTATGCTTTATGTGGTCTTAATTGGGGATATAAGAGATCACAACGACCACCAATCGGTGTTGGTCTGTGTGTCTCTGTTGCAATTGCAGCTCCTGCAATTGCTGGCATATACTGCATTGTTAGTCCACTTGGAAAGGAATACTTATATGAAATGGATACTGAAGCACAAACTGTTTCCCAAGGCAGTCCCCCTAGTGTCAAGTCCCTTGAGAAAAAGTATTCTTTTGCTTCACAGGGTGATCAGAGTATTCCAGTGACGAATCCAGAATGGACAGGAGGTTTATTTGATCTTTGGGATGACATTTCAGTAGCATATCTTTCTCTGTTCTGCAGCTTCTGTGTCTTTGGATGGAACATGGAGAGGCTCGGGTTTGGAAACATGTATGTTCATATTGCCACattcattttattatgtttagCGCCTTTCTGGATCTTCAATTTAGCTGCCGTCAACATCGATAACGAGTATGTCAGAGAAGGCTTGGGAATTACAGGTATCCTACTTTGTGTCTTCGGTTTACTCTATGGAGGGTTCTGGAGAATTCAAATGAGAAAGAGGTTCAATTTTCCTTCCAATGGCTTCTGCTGTGGAAAGCCTGCAGTGACAGACTGCATGCAATGGCTATTCTGTTGCGTTTGTTCCCTGGCACAGGAGGTTCGAACAGgtaatttttatgaaattgaagaagataaaTGTTGCAGAAATCATATTGAGGATGGCAGCCAATTTAATTTTTCACCTGTAACTCCTGAAGATGGTTTAGTTCCATTGTTCAGATCTGGCCCCAGTTCACCACTTTGGGGTGGTATTCCCCTGTCTGAGATGAGGGCTTCAAGTCCTAATCTTGTCCAGAAGAACAGTCCAAGCACCGCGCATTCTTCAACGTCTGATGTTTTACACagcaaatttcaaaatgatacCACTATGAGAGCTCCTGTTCCTAATTTGATTGAGAAGGAATAG
- the LOC116261935 gene encoding wound-induced protein 1, with translation MMRMLTGQQQSDESFQFEPSSVTAIGDCTVVAEGRNASLVWVHAWTVADGVITQVREYFNTSLTVTRFAAPSSSSTSSSSKRSAHCLPLWQSSSPRGTAKSMPALVLAI, from the coding sequence ATGATGCGCATGCTCACCGGCCAGCAGCAGAGCGACGAGTCTTTCCAGTTCGAGCCGTCGTCCGTCACTGCGATCGGCGACTGCACCGTCGTCGCGGAGGGGCGGAACGCCAGCCTCGTTTGGGTGCACGCCTGGACGGTCGCGGATGGGGTAATCACCCAGGTGCGCGAGTACTTCAACACCTCGCTCACCGTCACCCGCTTCGCCGCCccgtcctcctcctccacctcctcctcgtCCAAGCGGTCGGCTCATTGCCTGCCACTGTGGCAAAGCAGTTCGCCGAGGGGTACGGCCAAGTCCATGCCCGCCCTTGTTCTCGCCATCTAA